One genomic segment of Mus pahari chromosome 4, PAHARI_EIJ_v1.1, whole genome shotgun sequence includes these proteins:
- the LOC110321094 gene encoding small proline-rich protein 2D, with amino-acid sequence MSYQQQQCKQPCQPPPVCPPKKCPEPCPPPKCPEPCPPPKCPEPCPPPKCPEPCPPPKCQEPCPEPCPPPSYQQKCPPVQPPPPCQQKCPPKSK; translated from the coding sequence ATGTCTTACCAACAGCAGCAGTGCAAGCAGCCTTGCCAGCCTCCACCTGTGTGCCCACCCAAGAAGTGCCCTGAGCCTTGTCCTCCTCCAAAGTGCCCTGAGCCTTGTCCTCCTCCAAAGTGCCCTGAGCCTTGTCCTCCTCCAAAGTGCCCTGAGCCTTGTCCTCCTCCAAAATGCCAAGAGCCTTGTCCTGAGCCATGTCCTCCTCCCTCATACCAGCAGAAATGCCCTCCTGTGCAACCTCCTCCACCCTGCCAGCAGAAATGCCCACCCAAGAGCAAGTAA